In one Dama dama isolate Ldn47 chromosome 5, ASM3311817v1, whole genome shotgun sequence genomic region, the following are encoded:
- the LOC133056037 gene encoding mitochondrial import receptor subunit TOM7 homolog yields the protein MVKLSKEAKQRLQQLFKGGQFAIRWGFIPLDLGFKRGTDPGMPEPTVLSFLWG from the coding sequence ATGGTGAAGCTGAGCAAAGAGGCCAAGCAAAGGCTGCAGCAGCTTTTCAAGGGAGGACAATTTGCCATCCGCTGGGGTTTTATTCCTCTCGACCTGGGATTTAAGAGGGGTACAGATCCTGGAATGCCTGAACCAACTGTTTTGAGCTTCCTTTGGGGATAA